A portion of the Osmerus mordax isolate fOsmMor3 chromosome 22, fOsmMor3.pri, whole genome shotgun sequence genome contains these proteins:
- the n6amt1 gene encoding methyltransferase N6AMT1 isoform X1, whose product MCLYGFCQQTCQSAMYPTPLYSHAGRGPFIDVYEPAEDSFLLIDALEQDAEKLKQMSPTVCLEVGSGSGVVSAFLASVVGPASLYICTDVNPAAAQCTMETSLCNKVCLQPVITDLVDTLLPRLSGKVDVLLFNPPYVVTPPEEVGSRGIEAAWAGGERGREVMDRVFPLVPQLLSKKGLFYLVTVAENNPEEIISVLAEAGLQGASCLSRRAGRESLSVLRFHT is encoded by the exons ATGTGCTTGTATGGTTTTTGTCAACAgacctgccagtctgct ATGTATCCGACACCCCTATATTCTCATGCGGGACGAGGTCCCTTCATCGACGTCTACGAGCCAGCAGAGGATTCATTTCTGCTCATTGATGCTTTGGAGCAAGACGCTGAGAAGCTGAAACAGATGAG CCCCACTGTTTGTCTGGAGGTAGGCAGCGGCTCTGGGGTGGTGTCTGCCTTCCTGGCATCGGTAGTTGGACCTGCGTCTCTATACAT TTGTACTGATGTGAACCCTGCAGCAGCCCAGTGCACCATGGAAACCTCCCTCTGTAACAAAGTCTGTCTACAGCCTGTAATCACTGATTTG GTGGACACTCTCTTGCCCAGGCTGAGTGGAAAAGTTGACGTTCTATTGTTCAACCCTCCCTATGTAGTTACCCCCCCGGAGGAG GTTGGCAGCCGGGGCATTGAGGCTGCCTGGGCTGGTGGTGAGCGGGGCAGGGAGGTCATGGACAGGGTTTTCCCCCTCGTTCCTCAGCTTCTATCTAAAAAGGGTCTATTTTACCTGGTCACTGTGGCAGAGAATAACCCAG AGGAAATCATCAGTGTGCTGGCAGAGGCTGGCCTGCAGGGGGCGTCCTGTCTGTCTAgaagagctgggagagagagcctcTCTGTGCTACGCTTCCATACGTGA
- the n6amt1 gene encoding methyltransferase N6AMT1 isoform X2, with protein sequence MYPTPLYSHAGRGPFIDVYEPAEDSFLLIDALEQDAEKLKQMSPTVCLEVGSGSGVVSAFLASVVGPASLYICTDVNPAAAQCTMETSLCNKVCLQPVITDLVDTLLPRLSGKVDVLLFNPPYVVTPPEEVGSRGIEAAWAGGERGREVMDRVFPLVPQLLSKKGLFYLVTVAENNPEEIISVLAEAGLQGASCLSRRAGRESLSVLRFHT encoded by the exons ATGTATCCGACACCCCTATATTCTCATGCGGGACGAGGTCCCTTCATCGACGTCTACGAGCCAGCAGAGGATTCATTTCTGCTCATTGATGCTTTGGAGCAAGACGCTGAGAAGCTGAAACAGATGAG CCCCACTGTTTGTCTGGAGGTAGGCAGCGGCTCTGGGGTGGTGTCTGCCTTCCTGGCATCGGTAGTTGGACCTGCGTCTCTATACAT TTGTACTGATGTGAACCCTGCAGCAGCCCAGTGCACCATGGAAACCTCCCTCTGTAACAAAGTCTGTCTACAGCCTGTAATCACTGATTTG GTGGACACTCTCTTGCCCAGGCTGAGTGGAAAAGTTGACGTTCTATTGTTCAACCCTCCCTATGTAGTTACCCCCCCGGAGGAG GTTGGCAGCCGGGGCATTGAGGCTGCCTGGGCTGGTGGTGAGCGGGGCAGGGAGGTCATGGACAGGGTTTTCCCCCTCGTTCCTCAGCTTCTATCTAAAAAGGGTCTATTTTACCTGGTCACTGTGGCAGAGAATAACCCAG AGGAAATCATCAGTGTGCTGGCAGAGGCTGGCCTGCAGGGGGCGTCCTGTCTGTCTAgaagagctgggagagagagcctcTCTGTGCTACGCTTCCATACGTGA